In Streptomyces canus, one DNA window encodes the following:
- a CDS encoding CocE/NonD family hydrolase, whose amino-acid sequence MSRRVLGHSVPLALLLAATLTTPAPATGQYTVSAVKFTVQVGSRTCTIDADLYRPSGVERAPAVLTTNGFGGSKSDGSTDATARAFAQRGYVSLAWSGLGFGRSGCLISLDDPRIDGTAASALIDFLGGKRAADDGTRADFVTLDGPGDPRVGMIGGSYGGAIQLATAAVDHRVDALVPMITWNDLAYALAPNNTTRAGSVPGAFKWQWANGFYLIGESQPLTEVNLDPSRINSLGCLHFVTEACDTVRTLNSGSFPAARTAELLDYSHSVSPVSYLSRVKAPTLLVQGQSDSLFNLNEATATYKKLKAQGTTARMIWQSGGHSGGITDPAAGELNLVQGNLETSYVGRRILAWFDRYLHGRKDVDTGPAFAYYRDWITDPNGTYATADHLPALSQKLYLSGDGKLVDNSRKVTWGSRSYSNRLVPTSHSESSLYGALGLPDPAPYDTEGTYADWTSAPLPRTLDVVGAPKVTLEVSSPKAERTQDSGDAADKLVLFAKIYDIAPDGTKTLAHRLVAPVRVPDVTKPFTVTLPGVVHRYEKGHRLQFVIAASDDAYFGNRGIKPVTVVSAPGRAGVLELPVGGR is encoded by the coding sequence GTGTCCCGTCGTGTGCTCGGACATTCCGTCCCACTCGCGCTCCTGCTCGCCGCCACGCTCACCACTCCCGCCCCCGCGACCGGCCAATACACCGTCAGCGCGGTGAAGTTCACGGTCCAGGTCGGCAGTCGCACCTGCACGATCGACGCCGACCTGTACCGCCCGTCGGGTGTGGAGCGGGCGCCCGCCGTGCTCACCACCAACGGCTTCGGCGGCAGCAAGTCCGACGGTTCCACGGACGCCACCGCCAGGGCCTTCGCCCAGCGCGGTTATGTCTCGCTCGCCTGGTCGGGGCTCGGCTTCGGCAGGTCCGGCTGTCTGATCTCCCTCGACGACCCGCGCATCGACGGGACGGCCGCCTCGGCGCTGATCGACTTCCTGGGCGGAAAGCGTGCCGCCGACGACGGGACCAGGGCCGACTTCGTCACCCTCGACGGCCCGGGCGACCCGCGGGTCGGCATGATCGGAGGCTCCTACGGAGGCGCCATCCAGCTGGCGACCGCCGCCGTGGACCATCGGGTGGACGCCCTCGTGCCGATGATCACCTGGAACGACCTGGCGTACGCACTGGCCCCCAACAACACGACGCGCGCCGGGAGCGTCCCCGGTGCCTTCAAGTGGCAGTGGGCCAACGGCTTCTACCTCATCGGCGAGAGCCAGCCGCTGACCGAGGTGAACCTCGACCCGTCCCGCATCAACTCCCTGGGCTGTCTGCACTTCGTGACCGAGGCCTGCGACACCGTCCGTACGCTCAACTCCGGGAGCTTTCCGGCGGCCCGCACGGCCGAGCTGCTCGACTACTCGCACAGTGTCTCGCCGGTGTCGTACCTGAGCCGCGTCAAGGCGCCCACCCTGCTCGTCCAGGGACAGAGCGACAGTCTCTTCAATCTCAACGAGGCGACCGCGACGTACAAGAAGCTCAAGGCGCAGGGCACGACCGCCAGGATGATCTGGCAGTCGGGAGGGCACAGCGGCGGGATCACCGATCCGGCGGCCGGTGAACTCAACCTCGTCCAGGGCAACTTGGAGACCAGCTATGTCGGCCGGCGGATCCTCGCCTGGTTCGACCGGTACCTGCACGGGCGGAAGGACGTCGACACGGGCCCGGCCTTCGCCTACTACCGCGACTGGATCACCGACCCGAACGGCACCTACGCCACCGCCGACCACCTGCCCGCGCTCAGCCAGAAGCTCTACCTCTCCGGGGACGGCAAGCTCGTCGACAACAGCAGGAAGGTGACGTGGGGCAGTCGGTCGTACAGCAACCGGCTGGTTCCCACGAGCCATTCGGAGAGTTCGCTGTACGGCGCCCTCGGCCTCCCGGACCCGGCGCCGTACGACACCGAGGGCACCTACGCCGACTGGACCAGTGCCCCCCTGCCCCGGACCCTCGACGTCGTCGGCGCCCCGAAGGTCACGCTCGAGGTGAGCTCCCCGAAGGCCGAGCGGACGCAGGACTCGGGGGACGCCGCCGACAAGCTGGTGTTGTTCGCCAAGATCTACGACATCGCTCCGGACGGCACGAAGACGCTCGCCCACCGGCTGGTCGCGCCGGTCCGGGTGCCCGACGTGACGAAGCCGTTCACGGTGACCCTGCCGGGGGTCGTCCACCGCTACGAGAAGGGGCACCGGCTCCAGTTCGTCATCGCGGCGAGCGACGACGCGTACTTCGGGAACCGGGGCATCAAGCCGGTGACCGTGGTGAGCGCGCCCGGGCGGGCCGGGGTGCTGGAGCTGCCGGTCGGCGGACGGTGA
- a CDS encoding DUF6204 family protein, translated as MSEQHTYRVIVRGTWDGLTDEARARLLAEAADHGMASMRFTEEGSLSYEPAPLKHFSMRYVVVSDAADGEEMAGAIAEDRAEGTLRDLGYGFRDLKSTVTDLDTMKINRKPASRR; from the coding sequence GTGAGTGAGCAGCACACCTACCGGGTGATCGTGCGCGGAACCTGGGACGGGCTCACCGACGAGGCCCGCGCCCGGCTGCTCGCCGAGGCGGCGGACCACGGCATGGCGAGCATGCGGTTCACCGAGGAGGGCTCGCTGTCGTACGAGCCGGCGCCGCTGAAGCACTTCTCGATGCGGTACGTGGTGGTCTCGGACGCGGCGGACGGCGAGGAGATGGCGGGGGCGATCGCGGAGGACCGCGCCGAGGGCACGCTGCGGGATCTCGGTTACGGTTTCCGGGACCTGAAGTCGACGGTCACGGACCTCGACACCATGAAGATCAACCGGAAGCCCGCATCTCGGCGGTGA
- a CDS encoding GNAT family N-acetyltransferase — translation MPHTASRYLAEGPRVGIRHFTYEDGAEFTARARESKELHQPWLFPPDSESAYLAYAGRLIEDRTKAGFLVCEKDGERGDGAIAGYININNIVEGGFQCGALGYGAFAHAAGRGLMREGLNLVIDHAFGPMRLHRLEINAQPRNAGSLALARSCGFRLEGFSPKMIYIDGDWRDHERWAITAEMRASG, via the coding sequence ATGCCGCACACCGCTTCCCGCTATCTCGCCGAAGGCCCCCGCGTGGGCATACGCCACTTCACCTACGAGGACGGCGCCGAGTTCACCGCCCGGGCCCGGGAGAGCAAGGAACTCCACCAGCCGTGGCTGTTCCCGCCCGACAGCGAGAGCGCCTATCTCGCCTACGCCGGACGGCTGATCGAGGACCGGACCAAAGCGGGGTTCCTGGTCTGCGAGAAGGACGGCGAGCGGGGCGACGGGGCCATCGCCGGATACATCAACATCAACAACATCGTCGAGGGCGGCTTCCAGTGCGGGGCCCTGGGCTACGGCGCCTTCGCGCACGCGGCCGGGCGCGGGCTGATGCGCGAAGGGCTGAACCTCGTGATCGACCACGCCTTCGGCCCGATGCGGCTGCACCGCCTCGAGATCAACGCGCAGCCCCGGAACGCCGGCTCCCTCGCCCTCGCCCGCAGCTGCGGCTTCCGCCTCGAAGGCTTCTCACCGAAGATGATCTACATCGACGGGGACTGGCGGGACCACGAGCGCTGGGCCATCACCGCCGAGATGCGGGCTTCCGGTTGA
- a CDS encoding LapA family protein gives MSPKTSAAGTTEGRSGTMPPARAVVLLLAALALTFIFENTRATRIRLLVPEVTMPLWTALLATGLIGALCGAYVMKRRG, from the coding sequence ATGAGCCCGAAGACCTCCGCAGCCGGCACCACCGAGGGCAGGAGCGGGACGATGCCGCCCGCCAGGGCGGTCGTCCTGCTGCTGGCCGCCCTCGCCCTGACCTTCATCTTCGAGAACACCCGGGCGACGAGGATCCGGCTGCTGGTCCCCGAGGTGACGATGCCCCTGTGGACGGCTCTGCTCGCCACCGGCCTCATCGGGGCCCTGTGCGGGGCGTATGTCATGAAGAGGCGCGGCTAG